In Escherichia ruysiae, a genomic segment contains:
- the sufD gene encoding Fe-S cluster assembly protein SufD, with protein MAGLVNSSNVLQQWHHLFEAEGAKRSPQAQQHLQQLLRTGLPTRKHEHWKYTPLEGLTNSQFVSIAGEISPQQRDALALTLDAVRLVFVDGRYMPALSDATEGSGYDVSINDERQGLPDAIQPEVFLHLTESLAQSVTHIAVKRGQRPAKPLLLMHITQGVAGEEVNTAHYRHHLELAEGAEATVIEHFVSLNDARHFTGARFTINVAANAHLQHIKLAFENPVTHHFAHNDLLLADDATASSHSFLLGGAVLRHNTSTQLNGENSTLRINSLAMPVKNEVCDTRTWLEHNKGFCNSRQLHKTIVSDKGRAVFNGLINVAQYAIKTDGQMTNNNLLMGKLAEVDTKPQLEIYADDVKCSHGATVGRIDDEQMFYLRSRGINQQDAQQMIIYAFAAELTEALRDEGLKQQVLARIGQRLPGGAR; from the coding sequence ATGGCTGGCTTAGTGAACAGCAGTAACGTGCTGCAACAGTGGCATCACTTGTTTGAGGCTGAAGGGGCAAAACGCTCCCCGCAAGCGCAGCAGCATTTACAACAATTGCTGCGTACCGGTCTGCCGACGCGTAAACATGAGCACTGGAAATATACGCCGCTGGAAGGGCTGACCAATAGCCAGTTTGTCAGCATTGCGGGGGAGATATCCCCACAGCAGCGTGATGCCTTAGCCTTAACGTTAGACGCCGTGCGGCTGGTGTTTGTTGATGGACGTTACATGCCAGCACTTAGCGATGCAACTGAAGGCAGCGGATATGACGTGAGCATAAACGACGAACGCCAGGGGCTGCCCGATGCAATTCAGCCAGAAGTGTTTCTGCATCTGACGGAAAGCCTGGCGCAAAGCGTTACGCATATTGCTGTGAAGCGCGGTCAACGGCCTGCAAAGCCATTGCTGTTAATGCATATTACCCAGGGCGTGGCAGGTGAAGAGGTGAACACTGCCCATTATCGCCATCATCTGGAACTGGCGGAAGGCGCGGAAGCGACAGTGATTGAACATTTTGTCAGCCTTAATGATGCCCGCCATTTTACCGGCGCGCGCTTCACTATTAACGTCGCAGCGAACGCCCACTTGCAGCATATCAAGCTGGCGTTTGAAAACCCGGTCACTCACCACTTTGCCCATAACGATTTGCTGCTGGCAGACGATGCCACCGCATCTAGCCACAGTTTTCTGCTTGGTGGCGCAGTGTTACGGCACAACACCAGTACGCAACTTAATGGCGAAAACAGTACGCTGCGGATTAATAGCCTGGCGATGCCGGTGAAAAATGAAGTGTGCGATACCCGCACCTGGCTGGAACACAATAAAGGTTTTTGTAACAGCCGCCAGTTGCACAAAACTATCGTCAGCGACAAAGGGCGCGCGGTATTTAATGGTTTGATTAATGTCGCGCAGTATGCCATCAAGACTGACGGCCAGATGACCAATAATAATCTGCTGATGGGCAAGCTGGCGGAAGTGGATACCAAACCGCAACTGGAAATTTATGCCGATGATGTGAAATGCAGCCACGGCGCAACGGTCGGGCGTATTGATGATGAGCAAATGTTCTATCTGCGTTCTCGCGGGATCAATCAGCAGGATGCCCAGCAGATGATCATCTATGCCTTTGCCGCCGAACTGACGGAAGCCTTGCGCGATGAGGGTCTTAAACAGCAGGTGCTGGCTCGAATCGGCCAACGGCTGCCGGGAGGTGCAAGATGA
- the sufS gene encoding cysteine desulfurase SufS — MTFSVEKVRADFPVLSREVNGLPLAYLDSAASAQKPSQVIDAEAEFYRHGYAAVHRGIHTLSAQATEKMENVRKRASLFINARSAEELVFVRGTTEGINLVANSWGNSNVRAGDNIIISQMEHHANIVPWQMLCARVGAELRVIPLNPDGTLQLETLPNLFDEKTRLLAITHVSNVLGTENPLPEMIALAHQHGAKVLVDGAQAVMHHPVDVQALDCDFYVFSGHKLYGPTGIGILYVKEALLQEMPPWEGGGSMIATVSLSEGTTWTKAPWRFEAGTPNTGGIIGLGAALEYVSALGLNNIAEYEQNLMHYALSQLTAVPDLTLYGPPDRLGVIAFNLGKHHAYDVGSFLDNYGIAVRTGHHCAMPLMAFYNVPAMCRASLAMYNTHEEVDRLVTGLQRIHRLLG; from the coding sequence ATGACTTTTTCCGTTGAGAAGGTACGGGCCGATTTTCCGGTGCTCTCGCGTGAGGTGAACGGTTTGCCGCTGGCTTATCTCGACAGCGCCGCCAGTGCGCAGAAACCGAGCCAGGTGATTGACGCCGAGGCTGAGTTTTATCGTCACGGCTACGCGGCGGTGCATCGCGGTATTCATACGTTAAGCGCCCAGGCGACCGAGAAAATGGAGAACGTGCGTAAGCGTGCATCGCTGTTTATCAATGCCCGTTCGGCGGAAGAGCTGGTGTTCGTCCGTGGCACGACGGAAGGGATCAATCTGGTCGCCAATAGCTGGGGCAATAGCAACGTGCGGGCAGGCGATAACATCATCATCAGTCAGATGGAACACCACGCTAACATTGTTCCCTGGCAGATGCTTTGCGCGCGCGTTGGCGCAGAGCTGCGGGTGATCCCGCTTAATCCGGACGGCACGCTGCAACTTGAGACGTTGCCTAATCTGTTTGATGAGAAAACCCGCCTGCTGGCGATTACTCACGTGTCTAATGTGCTGGGGACGGAAAATCCGCTGCCGGAAATGATCGCACTTGCGCACCAGCATGGCGCAAAAGTGCTGGTGGATGGCGCTCAGGCAGTGATGCATCATCCGGTGGATGTGCAGGCGCTGGATTGCGACTTCTACGTTTTTTCCGGGCATAAACTGTATGGCCCTACCGGCATTGGCATTCTTTATGTTAAAGAAGCCTTGTTGCAGGAGATGCCGCCGTGGGAAGGGGGCGGGTCTATGATTGCCACCGTCAGCCTTAGCGAAGGTACTACCTGGACCAAAGCACCGTGGCGGTTTGAGGCCGGCACACCCAATACGGGGGGGATTATTGGTCTTGGTGCGGCGCTGGAGTATGTATCAGCTCTGGGGCTTAACAACATTGCTGAGTACGAACAGAATCTGATGCATTACGCGCTGTCACAACTGACAGCAGTGCCGGATCTTACTCTGTATGGGCCACCGGACAGACTTGGCGTTATCGCCTTTAATCTCGGTAAACATCATGCCTATGATGTTGGCAGTTTTCTTGATAACTACGGTATCGCTGTGCGTACCGGCCATCACTGCGCGATGCCGTTGATGGCGTTTTATAACGTTCCGGCTATGTGTCGGGCGTCGTTGGCTATGTATAACACCCATGAAGAAGTGGATCGTCTGGTGACAGGATTGCAACGCATTCATCGTCTGCTGGGATAA
- the sufE gene encoding cysteine desulfuration protein SufE translates to MAVLPDKEKLLRNFLRCANWEEKYLYIIELGQRLPELHDEDRNPQNSIQGCQSQVWIVMRQNAQGIIELQGDSDAAIVKGLIAVVFILYDQMTPQDIVNFDVRPWFEKMALAQHLTPSRSQGLEAMIRAIRAKAAALS, encoded by the coding sequence ATGGCTGTATTGCCGGATAAAGAAAAATTGCTGCGTAATTTTTTACGCTGCGCCAACTGGGAAGAGAAATATCTCTACATTATTGAACTGGGTCAGCGTCTGCCGGAATTACACGATGAAGACAGAAACCCGCAAAATAGTATTCAGGGCTGTCAGAGTCAGGTATGGATTGTAATGCGCCAGAATGCGCAGGGAATTATTGAATTGCAGGGCGACAGCGATGCCGCCATTGTGAAAGGGCTTATTGCGGTTGTTTTTATTCTCTATGACCAGATGACGCCGCAGGATATTGTTAATTTTGACGTGCGCCCGTGGTTTGAAAAAATGGCGCTTGCTCAGCATCTCACCCCATCTCGTTCACAAGGTCTGGAAGCGATGATTCGTGCAATCCGCGCTAAAGCCGCTGCACTTAGCTAA
- the ldtE gene encoding L,D-transpeptidase LdtE, with protein sequence MKRASLLTLTLIGAFSAIHAAWAVDYPLPPTGSRLVGQNQTYTVQEGDKNLQAIARRFDTAAMLILEANNTIAPVPKPGTTITIPSQLLLPDAPRQGIIVNLAELRLYYYPPGENIVQVYPIGIGLQGLETPVMETRVGQKIPNPTWTPTAGIRQRSLERGIKLPPVVPAGPNNPLGRYAMRLAHGNGEYLIHGTSAPDSVGLRVSSGCIRMNAPDIKALFSSVRTGTPVKVINEPVKYSVEPNGMRYVEVHRPLSAEEQQNVQTMPYTLPAGFTQFKDNKAVDQKLVDKALYRRAGYPVSVSSGATPAASNAPSVESAQNGEPEQGNMLRATQ encoded by the coding sequence ATGAAACGCGCGTCTCTGCTTACACTGACCCTTATCGGCGCGTTTAGCGCCATACACGCTGCCTGGGCGGTAGATTATCCGCTCCCACCAACCGGCAGCCGACTGGTTGGGCAAAATCAAACGTATACGGTGCAAGAGGGGGATAAAAACCTTCAGGCCATTGCCCGACGTTTTGATACTGCGGCAATGTTGATTCTGGAAGCCAATAACACCATCGCCCCGGTGCCAAAACCAGGTACGACGATAACGATTCCTTCGCAACTGTTATTACCTGATGCGCCGCGTCAGGGGATTATCGTTAACCTTGCCGAGCTGCGTCTTTATTATTATCCGCCAGGAGAAAATATCGTGCAGGTCTACCCGATAGGCATTGGCTTGCAGGGGCTGGAAACGCCGGTGATGGAAACGCGTGTGGGGCAGAAAATCCCTAACCCAACCTGGACGCCTACGGCAGGCATTCGTCAGCGTTCGCTGGAGCGTGGCATTAAATTACCGCCAGTCGTTCCTGCCGGGCCAAATAACCCACTAGGACGCTACGCAATGCGCCTGGCGCACGGCAATGGCGAATATCTCATTCATGGCACCAGTGCGCCGGACAGCGTCGGTTTGCGCGTCAGTTCGGGCTGTATTCGTATGAACGCACCGGATATTAAAGCCTTGTTCTCCAGCGTGCGGACGGGGACGCCGGTGAAAGTGATCAACGAACCGGTGAAATACTCTGTAGAACCGAACGGAATGCGTTATGTGGAAGTACATCGCCCCCTGTCGGCAGAGGAACAGCAGAACGTTCAGACGATGCCGTACACACTGCCAGCAGGCTTTACGCAATTTAAAGACAATAAGGCTGTAGATCAGAAGTTAGTCGATAAAGCGTTGTATCGTCGGGCAGGGTATCCGGTTTCAGTGAGCAGTGGAGCAACTCCCGCAGCCAGCAATGCGCCTTCAGTAGAGTCAGCGCAGAATGGTGAACCAGAGCAAGGGAATATGTTACGCGCGACGCAGTAG
- the lpp gene encoding murein lipoprotein Lpp, whose product MKATKLVLGAVILGSTLLAGCSSNAKIDQLSSDVQTLNAKVDQLSNDVNAMRSDVQAAKDDAARANQRLDNMATKYRK is encoded by the coding sequence ATGAAAGCTACTAAACTGGTACTGGGCGCGGTAATCCTGGGTTCTACTCTGCTGGCAGGTTGCTCCAGCAACGCTAAAATCGATCAGCTGTCTTCTGACGTTCAGACTCTGAACGCTAAAGTTGACCAGCTGAGCAACGACGTGAACGCAATGCGTTCCGACGTTCAGGCTGCTAAAGATGACGCAGCTCGTGCTAACCAGCGTCTGGACAACATGGCTACTAAATACCGCAAGTAA
- the pykF gene encoding pyruvate kinase PykF — MKKTKIVCTIGPKTESEEMLAKMLDAGMNVMRLNFSHGDYAEHGQRIQNLRNVMSKTGKTAAILLDTKGPEIRTMKLEGGNDVSLKAGQTFTFTTDKSVIGNSEMVAVTYEGFTSDLSVGNTVLVDDGLIGMEVTAIEGNKVICKVLNNGDLGENKGVNLPGVSIALPALAEKDKQDLIFGCEQGVDFVAASFIRKRSDVIEIREHLKAHGGENIQIISKIENQEGLNNFDEILEASDGIMVARGDLGVEIPVEEVIFAQKMMIEKCIRARKVVITATQMLDSMIKNPRPTRAEAGDVANAILDGTDAVMLSGESAKGKYPLEAVSIMATICERTDRVMNSRLEFNNDNRKLRITEAVCRGAVETAEKLDAPLIVVATQGGKSARAVRKYFPDATILALTTNEKTAHQLVLSKGVVPQLVKEITSTDDFYRLGKELALQSGLAHKGDVVVMVSGALVPSGTTNTASVHVL, encoded by the coding sequence ATGAAAAAGACCAAAATTGTTTGCACCATCGGACCAAAAACCGAATCTGAAGAGATGTTAGCTAAAATGCTGGACGCGGGCATGAACGTCATGCGTCTGAACTTCTCTCATGGTGACTATGCAGAACACGGTCAGCGCATTCAGAACCTGCGCAACGTGATGAGCAAAACAGGTAAAACTGCCGCTATCCTGCTCGATACCAAAGGTCCGGAAATCCGCACCATGAAACTGGAAGGCGGTAATGACGTTTCTCTGAAAGCAGGCCAGACCTTTACTTTCACCACTGACAAATCTGTTATCGGCAACAGCGAAATGGTTGCGGTAACTTATGAAGGTTTCACTTCTGACCTGTCCGTCGGCAACACCGTACTGGTTGACGATGGTCTGATCGGTATGGAAGTTACCGCCATTGAAGGTAACAAAGTTATCTGTAAGGTACTGAACAACGGTGACCTGGGCGAAAACAAAGGTGTGAACCTGCCAGGCGTTTCTATTGCCCTGCCGGCACTGGCTGAAAAAGACAAACAGGATCTCATCTTTGGTTGCGAACAAGGCGTAGACTTTGTTGCTGCTTCCTTTATCCGTAAGCGTTCTGACGTTATCGAAATCCGTGAGCACCTGAAAGCGCACGGTGGCGAAAACATCCAAATCATCTCCAAAATCGAAAACCAGGAAGGCCTCAACAACTTCGACGAAATCCTCGAAGCTTCTGACGGCATCATGGTTGCACGTGGCGACCTGGGTGTAGAAATTCCGGTTGAAGAAGTTATCTTCGCCCAGAAGATGATGATCGAAAAATGTATCCGCGCACGTAAAGTCGTTATCACTGCGACCCAGATGCTGGATTCCATGATCAAAAACCCACGTCCGACCCGCGCAGAAGCCGGTGACGTTGCGAACGCCATCCTCGACGGTACCGACGCAGTAATGTTGTCTGGTGAATCCGCAAAAGGTAAATACCCGCTGGAAGCTGTTTCTATCATGGCAACCATTTGCGAACGTACCGACCGCGTGATGAACAGCCGTCTCGAGTTCAACAACGACAACCGTAAACTGCGCATTACCGAAGCAGTTTGCCGTGGTGCGGTTGAAACTGCTGAAAAACTGGATGCTCCGCTGATCGTCGTAGCAACTCAGGGCGGTAAATCTGCTCGTGCAGTGCGTAAATACTTCCCGGATGCAACCATCCTGGCGCTGACCACTAACGAAAAAACTGCACATCAGCTAGTGCTGAGCAAAGGCGTTGTGCCACAGCTGGTTAAAGAGATCACTTCTACTGATGATTTCTACCGCCTGGGTAAAGAACTGGCTCTGCAGAGCGGTCTGGCGCACAAAGGTGACGTTGTAGTAATGGTTTCCGGTGCACTTGTACCGAGCGGCACTACCAACACCGCATCTGTTCACGTCCTGTAA
- the ynhH gene encoding protein YnhH: MDCRTQRLKNRHSRWAETQAHIPLHAFSMSPILRARHHHFRNTGFAFRQCAQKASFSYPSQLKD, encoded by the coding sequence TTGGACTGTAGAACTCAACGACTCAAAAACAGGCACTCACGTTGGGCTGAGACACAAGCACACATTCCTCTGCACGCTTTTTCGATGTCACCTATCCTTAGAGCGAGGCACCATCACTTTCGTAATACCGGATTCGCTTTCCGGCAGTGCGCCCAGAAAGCAAGTTTCTCCTATCCTTCTCAACTTAAAGACTAA
- the fumD gene encoding fumarate hydratase FumD, with protein MGNRTKDDELYREMCRVVGKVVLEMRDLGQEPKHIVIAGVLRTALANKRIQRSELEKQAMETVINALVK; from the coding sequence ATGGGAAATCGAACAAAAGATGACGAACTGTACCGCGAGATGTGCAGGGTAGTCGGTAAAGTTGTGCTGGAAATGCGCGATTTGGGACAGGAACCAAAACATATTGTCATCGCTGGCGTATTACGCACGGCTTTAGCCAATAAACGCATTCAACGTAGTGAACTGGAAAAACAGGCGATGGAAACCGTCATTAACGCGCTGGTAAAATGA
- a CDS encoding ferredoxin-like protein, translating into MNPVGRPLLDIGLTRLEFLRISGKGLAGLTIAPALLSLLGCKQEDIDSGTVGLINTPKGVLVTQRARCTGCHRCEISCTNFNDGSVGTFFSRIKIHRNYFFGDNGIGSGGGLYGDLNYTADTCRQCKDPQCMNVCPIGAITWQQEEGCIVVDHKRCIGCSACTTACPWMMATVNTESKKSSKCVLCGECANACPTGALKIIEWKDITV; encoded by the coding sequence ATGAACCCGGTTGGACGTCCACTATTAGATATTGGCTTAACGCGATTAGAATTCTTGCGTATATCAGGAAAAGGCCTTGCTGGTTTAACAATTGCCCCTGCGTTACTGTCACTTTTGGGTTGCAAACAGGAAGATATTGATAGCGGCACGGTTGGGTTGATAAATACCCCCAAAGGGGTGCTGGTGACCCAGCGAGCGAGATGCACAGGCTGTCATCGCTGTGAAATCTCTTGTACCAACTTCAACGATGGCTCAGTGGGCACTTTTTTCTCCCGCATTAAAATTCATCGCAATTATTTCTTTGGCGACAATGGAATAGGATCAGGCGGTGGCCTGTATGGCGATCTGAACTATACCGCTGACACCTGTCGTCAATGTAAAGATCCGCAATGCATGAACGTTTGCCCGATTGGCGCGATTACCTGGCAGCAGGAAGAAGGCTGTATTGTCGTCGATCATAAACGTTGTATTGGTTGTAGCGCCTGTACCACAGCATGTCCGTGGATGATGGCTACCGTAAATACCGAAAGTAAAAAATCCTCGAAATGTGTGCTATGCGGTGAATGCGCAAATGCCTGCCCAACAGGGGCGTTAAAAATTATCGAGTGGAAAGATATTACTGTGTGA
- a CDS encoding aldehyde ferredoxin oxidoreductase — MANGWTGNILRVNLTTGNITLEDSSKFKSFVGGMGFGYKIMYDEVPAGTKPFDEANKLVFATGPLTGSGAPCSSRVNITSLSTFTKGNLVVDAHMGGFFAAQMKFAGYDVIIIEGKAKSPVWLNIKDDKVTLEKADFLWGKGTRATTEEICRLTSPETCVAAIGQAGENLVPLSGMLNSRNHSGGAGTGAIMGSKNLKAIAVEGTKGVNIADRQEMKRLNDYMMTELIGANNNHVVPSTPQSWAEYSDPKSRWTARKGLFWGAAEGGPIETGEIPPGNQNTVGFRTYKSVFDLGPAAEKYTVKMSGCHSCPIRCMTQMNIPRVKEFGVPSTGGNTCVANFVHTTIFPNGPKDFEDKDDGRVIGNLVGLNLFDDYGLWCNYGQLHRDFSYCYSKGVFKRVLPAEEYAEIRWDQLEAGDVNFIKDFYYRLAHRVGELSHLADGSYAIAERWNLGEEYWGYAKNKLWSPFGYPVHHANEASAQVGSIVNCMFNRDCMTHTHINFIGSGLPLKLQREVAKELFGSEDAYDETKNYTPINDAKIKYAKWSLLRVCLHNAVTLCNWVWPMTVSPLKSRNYRGDLALEAKFFKAITGEEMTQEKLDLAAERIFTLHRAYTVKLMQTKDMRNEHDLICSWVFDKDPQIPVFTEGTDKMDRDDMYASLTMFYKEMGWDPQLGCPTRETLQRLGLEDIATDLAAHNLLPA; from the coding sequence ATGGCTAACGGTTGGACAGGTAATATATTAAGAGTCAATCTCACGACAGGAAATATTACCCTCGAAGATTCCAGTAAGTTTAAAAGTTTTGTCGGTGGCATGGGCTTTGGCTACAAAATTATGTATGACGAAGTGCCGGCTGGCACTAAACCTTTCGATGAAGCGAATAAATTAGTCTTCGCTACAGGGCCATTAACTGGCTCTGGTGCTCCCTGTAGTTCTCGCGTAAATATCACCTCACTTTCCACTTTTACCAAAGGAAATTTAGTCGTCGATGCCCATATGGGCGGCTTTTTTGCCGCGCAAATGAAATTCGCTGGATACGACGTCATTATTATCGAAGGGAAAGCGAAATCACCGGTTTGGCTGAATATTAAAGATGACAAAGTTACCCTTGAAAAAGCAGATTTCCTATGGGGTAAAGGGACGCGAGCCACGACGGAAGAAATTTGTCGTTTGACCAGCCCGGAAACCTGTGTGGCAGCTATTGGTCAGGCTGGTGAAAACCTTGTGCCGCTCTCTGGCATGTTGAATAGCCGTAATCACAGCGGTGGCGCGGGAACTGGCGCAATAATGGGGTCGAAAAACCTCAAGGCGATTGCAGTTGAAGGGACTAAGGGGGTCAACATTGCCGATCGTCAGGAAATGAAACGTCTCAATGACTACATGATGACCGAACTTATCGGGGCTAATAACAACCATGTGGTGCCAAGTACACCGCAATCGTGGGCGGAGTACTCCGATCCCAAGTCTCGCTGGACGGCGCGTAAAGGTTTGTTCTGGGGAGCGGCGGAAGGCGGCCCGATTGAAACAGGAGAGATCCCGCCGGGAAATCAGAACACGGTCGGTTTTCGCACCTATAAATCCGTTTTTGACTTAGGTCCGGCGGCAGAGAAATACACGGTAAAAATGAGCGGCTGCCACTCTTGCCCAATTCGTTGTATGACCCAGATGAACATTCCTCGGGTCAAAGAGTTCGGCGTGCCCAGCACCGGCGGTAACACTTGTGTAGCAAACTTTGTCCATACCACCATCTTCCCGAACGGGCCGAAAGATTTTGAAGATAAAGACGATGGTCGTGTCATTGGTAATCTGGTTGGTCTGAATCTGTTTGATGACTATGGTCTGTGGTGTAACTACGGGCAGCTACATCGAGATTTTTCGTATTGCTACAGCAAAGGCGTGTTCAAACGCGTTCTGCCTGCTGAAGAGTATGCGGAAATTCGCTGGGATCAGCTGGAAGCGGGTGACGTTAACTTCATCAAAGATTTTTACTACCGTCTGGCGCATCGCGTGGGTGAGTTGAGCCACCTGGCTGATGGCTCATATGCCATTGCGGAACGCTGGAATTTGGGCGAAGAGTATTGGGGTTACGCGAAAAATAAACTCTGGTCACCATTTGGCTATCCGGTTCACCATGCTAATGAAGCCTCGGCGCAAGTTGGTTCCATTGTTAACTGCATGTTCAACCGCGATTGCATGACGCACACCCACATTAACTTTATTGGTTCCGGTCTGCCGTTGAAATTGCAGCGTGAAGTGGCGAAAGAGCTTTTTGGCTCTGAAGATGCTTACGACGAAACCAAAAACTACACGCCGATCAATGACGCAAAAATTAAATATGCCAAATGGTCACTGTTGCGGGTCTGTTTGCATAACGCCGTCACCCTGTGCAACTGGGTCTGGCCAATGACCGTTTCGCCGCTGAAGAGCCGTAATTACCGTGGTGACCTTGCTTTAGAAGCCAAATTCTTCAAAGCGATCACCGGTGAAGAGATGACCCAGGAAAAATTAGATTTAGCCGCTGAACGTATCTTTACACTGCATCGTGCTTACACGGTAAAACTGATGCAAACCAAAGATATGCGTAATGAGCACGATCTTATTTGCTCCTGGGTATTCGACAAGGATCCGCAGATCCCGGTCTTTACCGAAGGAACTGACAAAATGGATCGCGACGATATGTACGCGTCTCTCACGATGTTCTACAAGGAAATGGGCTGGGATCCACAACTCGGTTGTCCGACACGTGAAACGTTGCAGCGTCTGGGGTTGGAAGATATTGCCACCGATCTGGCTGCACACAATCTGCTTCCGGCGTAA
- a CDS encoding YdhW family putative oxidoreductase system protein, translating into MSHQDELPLPGVSEVDEVKRQWLQGMRHTGDTVSEDIAEPEPTDVLAEFIRQHSVAGQLVARGVFLSPPYSVAEEDLSVFLEGIKQNGDYADIACITGTHDDYYYSTQAMSENYAAMSLQVVEQDICRAIAHVVRFECQTYPRPYKVAMLRQAPYYFQDAQIEAAIAAMDVAPEYADIRQVESSTAVLYLFSERYMSYGKAYGLCEWFEVEQFQNP; encoded by the coding sequence ATGAGCCATCAGGATGAGCTGCCGCTACCCGGCGTCAGCGAAGTTGATGAGGTGAAGCGTCAATGGTTGCAGGGGATGCGTCACACCGGTGATACGGTCAGTGAAGACATCGCAGAACCAGAACCTACAGACGTCCTGGCAGAGTTTATCCGCCAGCATTCGGTAGCGGGTCAACTGGTGGCGCGCGGCGTGTTTCTCTCGCCACCCTATTCGGTTGCTGAAGAGGATCTGTCTGTTTTTCTGGAAGGCATAAAACAGAACGGAGACTACGCGGATATCGCCTGTATCACGGGAACTCACGATGATTACTATTACTCAACGCAGGCCATGAGCGAAAACTACGCGGCGATGTCTTTGCAAGTTGTGGAGCAGGACATTTGTCGCGCCATTGCTCATGTCGTTCGTTTTGAGTGCCAGACGTATCCGCGACCCTACAAAGTCGCCATGCTGAGGCAAGCGCCATATTACTTCCAGGACGCGCAGATTGAAGCCGCGATAGCCGCGATGGATGTTGCCCCTGAATATGCCGATATACGCCAGGTTGAGTCATCGACAGCGGTGCTGTACCTGTTTAGTGAGCGGTATATGAGCTATGGCAAGGCTTATGGCTTATGCGAATGGTTCGAGGTAGAGCAGTTTCAGAATCCCTGA
- a CDS encoding 4Fe-4S dicluster domain-containing protein gives MSFTRRKFVLGMGTVIFFTGSASSLLANTRQEKEVRYAMIHDESRCNGCNICARACRKTNYVPAQGSRLSIAHIPVTDNDNETLYHFFRQSCQHCEDAPCIDVCPTGASWRDEQGIVRVEKSQCIGCSYCIGACPYQVRYLNPVTKVADKCDFCAESRLAKGFPPICVSACPEHALIFGREDSPEIQAWLQENKYYQYQLPGAGKPHLYRRFGQHLIKKENV, from the coding sequence ATGTCCTTCACTCGACGCAAATTTGTTCTGGGGATGGGAACAGTAATCTTTTTTACTGGTTCTGCGTCTTCGCTGTTAGCGAACACCAGGCAAGAAAAGGAAGTTCGGTATGCCATGATTCACGATGAGTCACGGTGCAATGGTTGTAATATTTGCGCCCGTGCATGTCGCAAGACCAATTACGTTCCTGCTCAGGGAAGCCGTTTATCGATAGCACACATTCCTGTCACCGATAACGACAACGAAACGCTGTATCACTTTTTTCGCCAGTCATGCCAGCACTGCGAAGATGCTCCTTGCATTGACGTTTGCCCAACAGGGGCGTCGTGGCGTGATGAGCAGGGGATCGTGCGGGTAGAAAAATCGCAGTGCATCGGCTGCAGTTATTGCATTGGCGCTTGTCCGTACCAGGTTCGTTACCTTAACCCTGTGACTAAAGTAGCGGATAAATGTGATTTCTGCGCCGAGTCCCGGCTGGCAAAAGGGTTTCCGCCCATTTGCGTCAGCGCCTGCCCGGAACACGCATTGATCTTTGGCCGCGAAGATAGCCCAGAAATTCAGGCGTGGTTACAGGAAAATAAATACTATCAATATCAGCTACCTGGTGCCGGGAAACCGCATTTGTATCGCCGGTTCGGTCAACATTTGATTAAGAAGGAAAATGTATGA